The proteins below come from a single Sander vitreus isolate 19-12246 chromosome 15, sanVit1, whole genome shotgun sequence genomic window:
- the dnm2a gene encoding dynamin-2 isoform X2 — translation MGNRGMEDLIPLINKLQDTFSSIGQSCNLDLPQIAVVGGQSAGKSSVLENFVGKDFLPRGSGIVTRRPLILQLVNNKAEYAEFQHCKGKQFMDFDDVRAEIESETDRITGSNKGISSNPINLKVYSPNVLNLTLIDLPGMTKVAVGDQPVDIEHQIRDMLLKFITKESCLILAVTPANTDLANSDALKIAKEVDPQGLRTIGVITKLDLMDEGTDAKDILENKLLPLRRGYIGVVNRSQKDIDGKKDIRAALAAERKFFLSHPGYRHMAERMGTPHLQKTLNQQLTNHIRDTLPGLRSKLQSQLLSLEKEVEEYKNFSPDDPTRKTKALLQMVQQFGVDFEKCIEGSGDQVDTNELSGGAKINRLFHERFPFELVKIVFDEKELRREISHAIKNVHGVRTGLFTPDLAFEVIVKKQIVKLKTPCLKCIDLVIQELINTVRQCTNKLSSYPRLREETERIVTTHVREREGKTKDQVLLLIDIELSYINTNHEDFIGFANAQQRNTAANKKRAIPNQVIRKGWLTINISIMKGGSKEYWFVLTAESLSWYKDEEEKEKKYMLPLDNLKIRDVEKGFMSTKHIFAIFNTEQRNVYKDLRQVELTCDSQEDVDSWKASFLRAGVYPEKDQTENEDAAPADTFSMDPQLERQVETIRNLVDSYIGIINKTTRDLVPKTIMHLMINSAKDFIHSELLAYLYSSGDQNSLMEESQDQAQRRDEMLRMYHALKEALLIIGDISANTITTPVPPPINNTWIQEASPTPQRRPTPTAAAAPSRPPAVRGPTPGPPMNPSPAFGAPLNPSPAFGAPPIPSRPGPPINAFNSHQDPFSAPPQIPSRPARVPPGVPSRRPPGAPSHRPTIIRPAEPSLLD, via the exons gGATTTTCTTCCACGTGGATCAGGCATCGTTACCCGTAGACCTCTCATTTTGCAGCTGGTCAACAATAAAGCAG AATATGCTGAATTCCAGCACTGCAAAGGAAAGCAGTTTATGGATTTTGATGACGTGCGGGCGGAAATTGAGTCAGAGACCGACAGGATAACAGGCTCCAACAAAGGCATCTCTTCTAACCCAATTAACCTGAAGGTCTACTCCCCAAACG TGCTGAACCTGACCCTGATCGACCTTCCGGGAATGACTAAAGTTGCCGTTGGAGACCAGCCCGTAGACATCGAGCACCAGATCAGGGACATGCTGCTGAAGTTCATCACCAAGGAGAGCTGTCTGATCCTGGCCGTCACTCCTGCCAACACTGACCTGGCCAACTCCGACGCTCTGAAGATCGCCAAGGAAGTGGACCCACAGG GTCTGCGTACCATCGGTGTTATAACAAAACTGGACCTGATGGACGAAGGGACGGATGCAAAGGACATCCTAGAAAATAAACTCCTGCCACTGCGTAGAG GCTATATTGGTGTGGTGAACCGCAGTCAGAAAGACATTGATGGGAAGAAGGACATTCGCGCTGCTCTGGCTGCAGAGAGGAAGTTCTTTTTGTCCCACCCTGGCTACAGACATATGGCAGAGCGTATGGGCACACCACATCTACAAAAGACACTTAACCAG CAATTAACCAACCACATCAGGGACACTCTGCCTGGTCTGCGCAGTAAGCTGCAGAGTCAGCTCCTCTCACTGgagaaggaggtggaggagTATAAGAACTTCAGTCCAGATGACCCAACACGCAAGACCAAGGCCTTGTTGCA GATGGTGCAGCAGTTTGGTGTGGACTTTGAGAAGTGCATTGAGGGCTCTGGGGACCAGGTGGACACCAATGAGCTGTCGGGTGGTGCCAAAATCAACCGCCTATTCCATGAACGCTTCCCCTTCGAACTGGTCAAG ATTGTGTTTGATGAGAAAGAGCTTCGGCGAGAAATCAGTCACGCAATCAAGAACGTCCATGGTGTCAG AACGGGGCTGTTCACTCCAGACCTGGCGTTTGAGGTCATCGTGAAAAAGCAGATCGTTAAGCTGAAAACGCCCTGTCTCAAATGTATCGATCTGGTCATTCAGGAGCTCATCAACACAGTCAGGCAGTGCACCAACAAG CTAAGTTCCTACCCCAGGCTGAGAGAGGAGACTGAGAGGATTGTCACAACCCAtgtcagagaaagagaagggaagacCAAGGACCAG GTTCTGCTGCTGATTGACATTGAGCTGTCCTACATCAACACCAATCATGAGGACTTCATAGGCTTTGCTAA TGCCCAGCAGAGGAACACAGCTGCAAACAAAAAGAGGGCCATACCCAACCAG GTGATCAGGAAAGGCTGGCTAACCATCAACATCAGCATCATGAAAGGAGGCTCCAAGGAGTACTGGTTTGTCCTGACTGCGGAGTCCCTGTCCTGGTACAAAGATGAGGAG gagaaagaaaagaagtatATGCTACCCCTGGATAACCTGAAGATCAGAGATGTGGAGAAAGGCTTTATGTCCACAAAGCACATCTTCGCAATCTTCAACACCGAACAGAG GAACGTTTACAAGGATCTTCGCCAAGTAGAACTGACCTGTGATTCTCAAGAGGATGTGGACAGCTGGAAAGCATCCTTCCTCAGGGCAGGAGTTTATCCAGAGAAGGACCAG acgGAGAATGAAGACGCTGCCCCTGCAGACACATTCTCTATGGACCCTCAGTTGGAGCGACAGGTGGAAACCATCCGCAACCTGGTGGATTCATACATCGGCATCATCAACAAAACCACCAGAGACCTCGTGCCCAAGACCATCATGCATCTCATGATCAACAGT GCAAAGGATTTCATCCACTCAGAGCTGCTGGCCTATCTCTACTCCTCTGGGGACCAGAACAGCCTCATGGAGGAATCCCAGGACCAGGCCCAGCGTAGAGACGAAATGTTGCGCATGTATCATGCACTCAAGGAGGCACTGCTCATTATTGGCGACATCAGTGCCAACACGATCACCACCCCAGTACCCCCACCCATAAATAACACCTGGATCCAAGAAGCCAG CCCCACCCCTCAGCGCAGGCCGACTCCTACAGCTGCCGCGGCCCCCAGCCGCCCACCTGCTGTTCGGGGCCCAACACCAGGACCACCCATGAACCCTTCTCCTGCCTTTGGAGCTCCGCTCAACCCCTCTCCCGCCTTCGGTGCACCACCAATTCCATCTCGCCCAGGCCCACCCATCAACGCTTTCAACAGCCACCAGGATCCCTTCAGTGCACCCCCACAGATCCCCTCCCGGCCAGCCCGTGTCCCACCCGGTGTACCCAG CCGAAGACCCCCTGGTGCTCCTTCTCATCGGCCCACCATTATCCGCCCTGCTGAGCCCTCCCTGCTAGACTAG
- the dnm2a gene encoding dynamin-2 isoform X1, whose protein sequence is MGNRGMEDLIPLINKLQDTFSSIGQSCNLDLPQIAVVGGQSAGKSSVLENFVGKDFLPRGSGIVTRRPLILQLVNNKAEYAEFQHCKGKQFMDFDDVRAEIESETDRITGSNKGISSNPINLKVYSPNVLNLTLIDLPGMTKVAVGDQPVDIEHQIRDMLLKFITKESCLILAVTPANTDLANSDALKIAKEVDPQGLRTIGVITKLDLMDEGTDAKDILENKLLPLRRGYIGVVNRSQKDIDGKKDIRAALAAERKFFLSHPGYRHMAERMGTPHLQKTLNQQLTNHIRDTLPGLRSKLQSQLLSLEKEVEEYKNFSPDDPTRKTKALLQMVQQFGVDFEKCIEGSGDQVDTNELSGGAKINRLFHERFPFELVKIVFDEKELRREISHAIKNVHGVRTGLFTPDLAFEVIVKKQIVKLKTPCLKCIDLVIQELINTVRQCTNKLSSYPRLREETERIVTTHVREREGKTKDQVLLLIDIELSYINTNHEDFIGFANAQQRNTAANKKRAIPNQGEILVIRKGWLTINISIMKGGSKEYWFVLTAESLSWYKDEEEKEKKYMLPLDNLKIRDVEKGFMSTKHIFAIFNTEQRNVYKDLRQVELTCDSQEDVDSWKASFLRAGVYPEKDQTENEDAAPADTFSMDPQLERQVETIRNLVDSYIGIINKTTRDLVPKTIMHLMINSAKDFIHSELLAYLYSSGDQNSLMEESQDQAQRRDEMLRMYHALKEALLIIGDISANTITTPVPPPINNTWIQEASPTPQRRPTPTAAAAPSRPPAVRGPTPGPPMNPSPAFGAPLNPSPAFGAPPIPSRPGPPINAFNSHQDPFSAPPQIPSRPARVPPGVPSRRPPGAPSHRPTIIRPAEPSLLD, encoded by the exons gGATTTTCTTCCACGTGGATCAGGCATCGTTACCCGTAGACCTCTCATTTTGCAGCTGGTCAACAATAAAGCAG AATATGCTGAATTCCAGCACTGCAAAGGAAAGCAGTTTATGGATTTTGATGACGTGCGGGCGGAAATTGAGTCAGAGACCGACAGGATAACAGGCTCCAACAAAGGCATCTCTTCTAACCCAATTAACCTGAAGGTCTACTCCCCAAACG TGCTGAACCTGACCCTGATCGACCTTCCGGGAATGACTAAAGTTGCCGTTGGAGACCAGCCCGTAGACATCGAGCACCAGATCAGGGACATGCTGCTGAAGTTCATCACCAAGGAGAGCTGTCTGATCCTGGCCGTCACTCCTGCCAACACTGACCTGGCCAACTCCGACGCTCTGAAGATCGCCAAGGAAGTGGACCCACAGG GTCTGCGTACCATCGGTGTTATAACAAAACTGGACCTGATGGACGAAGGGACGGATGCAAAGGACATCCTAGAAAATAAACTCCTGCCACTGCGTAGAG GCTATATTGGTGTGGTGAACCGCAGTCAGAAAGACATTGATGGGAAGAAGGACATTCGCGCTGCTCTGGCTGCAGAGAGGAAGTTCTTTTTGTCCCACCCTGGCTACAGACATATGGCAGAGCGTATGGGCACACCACATCTACAAAAGACACTTAACCAG CAATTAACCAACCACATCAGGGACACTCTGCCTGGTCTGCGCAGTAAGCTGCAGAGTCAGCTCCTCTCACTGgagaaggaggtggaggagTATAAGAACTTCAGTCCAGATGACCCAACACGCAAGACCAAGGCCTTGTTGCA GATGGTGCAGCAGTTTGGTGTGGACTTTGAGAAGTGCATTGAGGGCTCTGGGGACCAGGTGGACACCAATGAGCTGTCGGGTGGTGCCAAAATCAACCGCCTATTCCATGAACGCTTCCCCTTCGAACTGGTCAAG ATTGTGTTTGATGAGAAAGAGCTTCGGCGAGAAATCAGTCACGCAATCAAGAACGTCCATGGTGTCAG AACGGGGCTGTTCACTCCAGACCTGGCGTTTGAGGTCATCGTGAAAAAGCAGATCGTTAAGCTGAAAACGCCCTGTCTCAAATGTATCGATCTGGTCATTCAGGAGCTCATCAACACAGTCAGGCAGTGCACCAACAAG CTAAGTTCCTACCCCAGGCTGAGAGAGGAGACTGAGAGGATTGTCACAACCCAtgtcagagaaagagaagggaagacCAAGGACCAG GTTCTGCTGCTGATTGACATTGAGCTGTCCTACATCAACACCAATCATGAGGACTTCATAGGCTTTGCTAA TGCCCAGCAGAGGAACACAGCTGCAAACAAAAAGAGGGCCATACCCAACCAG GGTGAGATTCTG GTGATCAGGAAAGGCTGGCTAACCATCAACATCAGCATCATGAAAGGAGGCTCCAAGGAGTACTGGTTTGTCCTGACTGCGGAGTCCCTGTCCTGGTACAAAGATGAGGAG gagaaagaaaagaagtatATGCTACCCCTGGATAACCTGAAGATCAGAGATGTGGAGAAAGGCTTTATGTCCACAAAGCACATCTTCGCAATCTTCAACACCGAACAGAG GAACGTTTACAAGGATCTTCGCCAAGTAGAACTGACCTGTGATTCTCAAGAGGATGTGGACAGCTGGAAAGCATCCTTCCTCAGGGCAGGAGTTTATCCAGAGAAGGACCAG acgGAGAATGAAGACGCTGCCCCTGCAGACACATTCTCTATGGACCCTCAGTTGGAGCGACAGGTGGAAACCATCCGCAACCTGGTGGATTCATACATCGGCATCATCAACAAAACCACCAGAGACCTCGTGCCCAAGACCATCATGCATCTCATGATCAACAGT GCAAAGGATTTCATCCACTCAGAGCTGCTGGCCTATCTCTACTCCTCTGGGGACCAGAACAGCCTCATGGAGGAATCCCAGGACCAGGCCCAGCGTAGAGACGAAATGTTGCGCATGTATCATGCACTCAAGGAGGCACTGCTCATTATTGGCGACATCAGTGCCAACACGATCACCACCCCAGTACCCCCACCCATAAATAACACCTGGATCCAAGAAGCCAG CCCCACCCCTCAGCGCAGGCCGACTCCTACAGCTGCCGCGGCCCCCAGCCGCCCACCTGCTGTTCGGGGCCCAACACCAGGACCACCCATGAACCCTTCTCCTGCCTTTGGAGCTCCGCTCAACCCCTCTCCCGCCTTCGGTGCACCACCAATTCCATCTCGCCCAGGCCCACCCATCAACGCTTTCAACAGCCACCAGGATCCCTTCAGTGCACCCCCACAGATCCCCTCCCGGCCAGCCCGTGTCCCACCCGGTGTACCCAG CCGAAGACCCCCTGGTGCTCCTTCTCATCGGCCCACCATTATCCGCCCTGCTGAGCCCTCCCTGCTAGACTAG
- the dnm2a gene encoding dynamin-2 isoform X4 — MDFDDVRAEIESETDRITGSNKGISSNPINLKVYSPNVLNLTLIDLPGMTKVAVGDQPVDIEHQIRDMLLKFITKESCLILAVTPANTDLANSDALKIAKEVDPQGLRTIGVITKLDLMDEGTDAKDILENKLLPLRRGYIGVVNRSQKDIDGKKDIRAALAAERKFFLSHPGYRHMAERMGTPHLQKTLNQQLTNHIRDTLPGLRSKLQSQLLSLEKEVEEYKNFSPDDPTRKTKALLQMVQQFGVDFEKCIEGSGDQVDTNELSGGAKINRLFHERFPFELVKIVFDEKELRREISHAIKNVHGVRTGLFTPDLAFEVIVKKQIVKLKTPCLKCIDLVIQELINTVRQCTNKLSSYPRLREETERIVTTHVREREGKTKDQVLLLIDIELSYINTNHEDFIGFANAQQRNTAANKKRAIPNQGEILVIRKGWLTINISIMKGGSKEYWFVLTAESLSWYKDEEEKEKKYMLPLDNLKIRDVEKGFMSTKHIFAIFNTEQRNVYKDLRQVELTCDSQEDVDSWKASFLRAGVYPEKDQTENEDAAPADTFSMDPQLERQVETIRNLVDSYIGIINKTTRDLVPKTIMHLMINSAKDFIHSELLAYLYSSGDQNSLMEESQDQAQRRDEMLRMYHALKEALLIIGDISANTITTPVPPPINNTWIQEASPTPQRRPTPTAAAAPSRPPAVRGPTPGPPMNPSPAFGAPLNPSPAFGAPPIPSRPGPPINAFNSHQDPFSAPPQIPSRPARVPPGVPSRRPPGAPSHRPTIIRPAEPSLLD, encoded by the exons ATGGATTTTGATGACGTGCGGGCGGAAATTGAGTCAGAGACCGACAGGATAACAGGCTCCAACAAAGGCATCTCTTCTAACCCAATTAACCTGAAGGTCTACTCCCCAAACG TGCTGAACCTGACCCTGATCGACCTTCCGGGAATGACTAAAGTTGCCGTTGGAGACCAGCCCGTAGACATCGAGCACCAGATCAGGGACATGCTGCTGAAGTTCATCACCAAGGAGAGCTGTCTGATCCTGGCCGTCACTCCTGCCAACACTGACCTGGCCAACTCCGACGCTCTGAAGATCGCCAAGGAAGTGGACCCACAGG GTCTGCGTACCATCGGTGTTATAACAAAACTGGACCTGATGGACGAAGGGACGGATGCAAAGGACATCCTAGAAAATAAACTCCTGCCACTGCGTAGAG GCTATATTGGTGTGGTGAACCGCAGTCAGAAAGACATTGATGGGAAGAAGGACATTCGCGCTGCTCTGGCTGCAGAGAGGAAGTTCTTTTTGTCCCACCCTGGCTACAGACATATGGCAGAGCGTATGGGCACACCACATCTACAAAAGACACTTAACCAG CAATTAACCAACCACATCAGGGACACTCTGCCTGGTCTGCGCAGTAAGCTGCAGAGTCAGCTCCTCTCACTGgagaaggaggtggaggagTATAAGAACTTCAGTCCAGATGACCCAACACGCAAGACCAAGGCCTTGTTGCA GATGGTGCAGCAGTTTGGTGTGGACTTTGAGAAGTGCATTGAGGGCTCTGGGGACCAGGTGGACACCAATGAGCTGTCGGGTGGTGCCAAAATCAACCGCCTATTCCATGAACGCTTCCCCTTCGAACTGGTCAAG ATTGTGTTTGATGAGAAAGAGCTTCGGCGAGAAATCAGTCACGCAATCAAGAACGTCCATGGTGTCAG AACGGGGCTGTTCACTCCAGACCTGGCGTTTGAGGTCATCGTGAAAAAGCAGATCGTTAAGCTGAAAACGCCCTGTCTCAAATGTATCGATCTGGTCATTCAGGAGCTCATCAACACAGTCAGGCAGTGCACCAACAAG CTAAGTTCCTACCCCAGGCTGAGAGAGGAGACTGAGAGGATTGTCACAACCCAtgtcagagaaagagaagggaagacCAAGGACCAG GTTCTGCTGCTGATTGACATTGAGCTGTCCTACATCAACACCAATCATGAGGACTTCATAGGCTTTGCTAA TGCCCAGCAGAGGAACACAGCTGCAAACAAAAAGAGGGCCATACCCAACCAG GGTGAGATTCTG GTGATCAGGAAAGGCTGGCTAACCATCAACATCAGCATCATGAAAGGAGGCTCCAAGGAGTACTGGTTTGTCCTGACTGCGGAGTCCCTGTCCTGGTACAAAGATGAGGAG gagaaagaaaagaagtatATGCTACCCCTGGATAACCTGAAGATCAGAGATGTGGAGAAAGGCTTTATGTCCACAAAGCACATCTTCGCAATCTTCAACACCGAACAGAG GAACGTTTACAAGGATCTTCGCCAAGTAGAACTGACCTGTGATTCTCAAGAGGATGTGGACAGCTGGAAAGCATCCTTCCTCAGGGCAGGAGTTTATCCAGAGAAGGACCAG acgGAGAATGAAGACGCTGCCCCTGCAGACACATTCTCTATGGACCCTCAGTTGGAGCGACAGGTGGAAACCATCCGCAACCTGGTGGATTCATACATCGGCATCATCAACAAAACCACCAGAGACCTCGTGCCCAAGACCATCATGCATCTCATGATCAACAGT GCAAAGGATTTCATCCACTCAGAGCTGCTGGCCTATCTCTACTCCTCTGGGGACCAGAACAGCCTCATGGAGGAATCCCAGGACCAGGCCCAGCGTAGAGACGAAATGTTGCGCATGTATCATGCACTCAAGGAGGCACTGCTCATTATTGGCGACATCAGTGCCAACACGATCACCACCCCAGTACCCCCACCCATAAATAACACCTGGATCCAAGAAGCCAG CCCCACCCCTCAGCGCAGGCCGACTCCTACAGCTGCCGCGGCCCCCAGCCGCCCACCTGCTGTTCGGGGCCCAACACCAGGACCACCCATGAACCCTTCTCCTGCCTTTGGAGCTCCGCTCAACCCCTCTCCCGCCTTCGGTGCACCACCAATTCCATCTCGCCCAGGCCCACCCATCAACGCTTTCAACAGCCACCAGGATCCCTTCAGTGCACCCCCACAGATCCCCTCCCGGCCAGCCCGTGTCCCACCCGGTGTACCCAG CCGAAGACCCCCTGGTGCTCCTTCTCATCGGCCCACCATTATCCGCCCTGCTGAGCCCTCCCTGCTAGACTAG
- the dnm2a gene encoding dynamin-2 isoform X3 — MGNRGMEDLIPLINKLQDTFSSIGQSCNLDLPQIAVVGGQSAGKSSVLENFVGKDFLPRGSGIVTRRPLILQLVNNKAEYAEFQHCKGKQFMDFDDVRAEIESETDRITGSNKGISSNPINLKVYSPNVLNLTLIDLPGMTKVAVGDQPVDIEHQIRDMLLKFITKESCLILAVTPANTDLANSDALKIAKEVDPQGLRTIGVITKLDLMDEGTDAKDILENKLLPLRRGYIGVVNRSQKDIDGKKDIRAALAAERKFFLSHPGYRHMAERMGTPHLQKTLNQQLTNHIRDTLPGLRSKLQSQLLSLEKEVEEYKNFSPDDPTRKTKALLQMVQQFGVDFEKCIEGSGDQVDTNELSGGAKINRLFHERFPFELVKIVFDEKELRREISHAIKNVHGVRTGLFTPDLAFEVIVKKQIVKLKTPCLKCIDLVIQELINTVRQCTNKLSSYPRLREETERIVTTHVREREGKTKDQVLLLIDIELSYINTNHEDFIGFANAQQRNTAANKKRAIPNQGEILVIRKGWLTINISIMKGGSKEYWFVLTAESLSWYKDEEEKEKKYMLPLDNLKIRDVEKGFMSTKHIFAIFNTEQRNVYKDLRQVELTCDSQEDVDSWKASFLRAGVYPEKDQTENEDAAPADTFSMDPQLERQVETIRNLVDSYIGIINKTTRDLVPKTIMHLMINSAKDFIHSELLAYLYSSGDQNSLMEESQDQAQRRDEMLRMYHALKEALLIIGDISANTITTPVPPPINNTWIQEASPTPQRRPTPTAAAAPSRPPAVRGPTPGPPMNPSPAFGAPLNPSPAFGAPPIPSRPGPPINAFNSHQDPFSAPPQIPSRPARVPPGVPRRPAPRRNQW, encoded by the exons gGATTTTCTTCCACGTGGATCAGGCATCGTTACCCGTAGACCTCTCATTTTGCAGCTGGTCAACAATAAAGCAG AATATGCTGAATTCCAGCACTGCAAAGGAAAGCAGTTTATGGATTTTGATGACGTGCGGGCGGAAATTGAGTCAGAGACCGACAGGATAACAGGCTCCAACAAAGGCATCTCTTCTAACCCAATTAACCTGAAGGTCTACTCCCCAAACG TGCTGAACCTGACCCTGATCGACCTTCCGGGAATGACTAAAGTTGCCGTTGGAGACCAGCCCGTAGACATCGAGCACCAGATCAGGGACATGCTGCTGAAGTTCATCACCAAGGAGAGCTGTCTGATCCTGGCCGTCACTCCTGCCAACACTGACCTGGCCAACTCCGACGCTCTGAAGATCGCCAAGGAAGTGGACCCACAGG GTCTGCGTACCATCGGTGTTATAACAAAACTGGACCTGATGGACGAAGGGACGGATGCAAAGGACATCCTAGAAAATAAACTCCTGCCACTGCGTAGAG GCTATATTGGTGTGGTGAACCGCAGTCAGAAAGACATTGATGGGAAGAAGGACATTCGCGCTGCTCTGGCTGCAGAGAGGAAGTTCTTTTTGTCCCACCCTGGCTACAGACATATGGCAGAGCGTATGGGCACACCACATCTACAAAAGACACTTAACCAG CAATTAACCAACCACATCAGGGACACTCTGCCTGGTCTGCGCAGTAAGCTGCAGAGTCAGCTCCTCTCACTGgagaaggaggtggaggagTATAAGAACTTCAGTCCAGATGACCCAACACGCAAGACCAAGGCCTTGTTGCA GATGGTGCAGCAGTTTGGTGTGGACTTTGAGAAGTGCATTGAGGGCTCTGGGGACCAGGTGGACACCAATGAGCTGTCGGGTGGTGCCAAAATCAACCGCCTATTCCATGAACGCTTCCCCTTCGAACTGGTCAAG ATTGTGTTTGATGAGAAAGAGCTTCGGCGAGAAATCAGTCACGCAATCAAGAACGTCCATGGTGTCAG AACGGGGCTGTTCACTCCAGACCTGGCGTTTGAGGTCATCGTGAAAAAGCAGATCGTTAAGCTGAAAACGCCCTGTCTCAAATGTATCGATCTGGTCATTCAGGAGCTCATCAACACAGTCAGGCAGTGCACCAACAAG CTAAGTTCCTACCCCAGGCTGAGAGAGGAGACTGAGAGGATTGTCACAACCCAtgtcagagaaagagaagggaagacCAAGGACCAG GTTCTGCTGCTGATTGACATTGAGCTGTCCTACATCAACACCAATCATGAGGACTTCATAGGCTTTGCTAA TGCCCAGCAGAGGAACACAGCTGCAAACAAAAAGAGGGCCATACCCAACCAG GGTGAGATTCTG GTGATCAGGAAAGGCTGGCTAACCATCAACATCAGCATCATGAAAGGAGGCTCCAAGGAGTACTGGTTTGTCCTGACTGCGGAGTCCCTGTCCTGGTACAAAGATGAGGAG gagaaagaaaagaagtatATGCTACCCCTGGATAACCTGAAGATCAGAGATGTGGAGAAAGGCTTTATGTCCACAAAGCACATCTTCGCAATCTTCAACACCGAACAGAG GAACGTTTACAAGGATCTTCGCCAAGTAGAACTGACCTGTGATTCTCAAGAGGATGTGGACAGCTGGAAAGCATCCTTCCTCAGGGCAGGAGTTTATCCAGAGAAGGACCAG acgGAGAATGAAGACGCTGCCCCTGCAGACACATTCTCTATGGACCCTCAGTTGGAGCGACAGGTGGAAACCATCCGCAACCTGGTGGATTCATACATCGGCATCATCAACAAAACCACCAGAGACCTCGTGCCCAAGACCATCATGCATCTCATGATCAACAGT GCAAAGGATTTCATCCACTCAGAGCTGCTGGCCTATCTCTACTCCTCTGGGGACCAGAACAGCCTCATGGAGGAATCCCAGGACCAGGCCCAGCGTAGAGACGAAATGTTGCGCATGTATCATGCACTCAAGGAGGCACTGCTCATTATTGGCGACATCAGTGCCAACACGATCACCACCCCAGTACCCCCACCCATAAATAACACCTGGATCCAAGAAGCCAG CCCCACCCCTCAGCGCAGGCCGACTCCTACAGCTGCCGCGGCCCCCAGCCGCCCACCTGCTGTTCGGGGCCCAACACCAGGACCACCCATGAACCCTTCTCCTGCCTTTGGAGCTCCGCTCAACCCCTCTCCCGCCTTCGGTGCACCACCAATTCCATCTCGCCCAGGCCCACCCATCAACGCTTTCAACAGCCACCAGGATCCCTTCAGTGCACCCCCACAGATCCCCTCCCGGCCAGCCCGTGTCCCACCCGGTGTACCCAG